One genomic window of Haloferax mediterranei ATCC 33500 includes the following:
- the hisF gene encoding imidazole glycerol phosphate synthase subunit HisF — protein sequence MLTKRIIPCIDVDLDEDGNPAVYTGVNFEDLKYTGDPVEMAKRYNEAGADEFVFLDITASADGRETMLDTVSNVADEVFIPLTVGGGIRTRDDIKETLRAGADKVSINTAALENPDLIEKGARSFGSQCIVISVDARRRYDEEGEFYADVDGESCWFECTVKGGREGTGVDVVEWAREAESRGAGELFINSIDTDGTKDGYDIPLTKAVCDNVSTPVIASSGCGGPEDMHEVFTEAGADAGLAASIFHFDEYSIQDVKEYLDDHDVPVRL from the coding sequence ATGCTCACGAAGCGCATCATCCCCTGTATCGACGTCGACCTCGACGAGGACGGCAATCCGGCCGTCTATACCGGGGTCAACTTCGAGGACCTGAAGTACACGGGTGACCCCGTCGAGATGGCCAAACGCTACAACGAGGCGGGCGCGGACGAGTTCGTCTTTCTCGACATCACGGCCTCCGCCGACGGCCGCGAGACGATGCTCGACACCGTCTCGAACGTCGCCGACGAGGTGTTCATCCCGCTGACCGTTGGTGGCGGCATCCGCACCCGCGACGACATCAAAGAGACGCTCCGCGCCGGTGCCGACAAAGTCTCTATCAACACCGCGGCGCTGGAGAATCCCGACCTCATCGAGAAGGGTGCCCGGTCCTTCGGAAGCCAGTGTATCGTTATCTCGGTCGACGCCCGCCGCCGCTACGACGAAGAAGGCGAGTTCTACGCCGACGTCGACGGCGAATCATGCTGGTTCGAATGCACCGTCAAGGGCGGCCGCGAAGGAACCGGCGTCGACGTGGTCGAGTGGGCCCGCGAGGCCGAATCCCGCGGTGCTGGCGAACTCTTCATCAACTCCATCGACACCGACGGAACGAAAGACGGCTACGACATCCCGCTGACGAAAGCCGTCTGCGACAACGTCTCGACGCCCGTTATCGCCTCCTCCGGGTGTGGTGGTCCCGAAGACATGCACGAGGTGTTCACCGAAGCCGGTGCAGACGCCGGTCTCGCCGCCTCTATCTTCCACTTCGACGAGTACTCGATTCAGGACGTAAAGGAGTACCTCGACGACCACGACGTGCCGGTTCGTCTGTAA
- a CDS encoding VOC family protein yields MDASTLFHLHYHVPDVEYAATVLSSFGITPAARFGSVDGESVALEPDENAPRDFRLRLQTNRGGTADVTLTPAPRLAFDHFGVIVDDIAAVVERAEARDWSVTENERRTFLVTPWGFRIELQSPDSDLVSELGDATDCHFREVSLVVPVEARDQIDRAIRTVVGDVSNLRVVPVRESTPAVTGALLGGSEVETQRFDMRSLVEDADGTGDHARP; encoded by the coding sequence ATGGATGCATCGACTCTCTTCCACCTCCACTACCACGTTCCCGATGTCGAATATGCGGCCACGGTCCTCTCGTCGTTCGGCATCACGCCCGCAGCGCGCTTCGGTTCGGTCGACGGCGAATCGGTCGCGCTGGAACCCGACGAGAATGCCCCACGCGACTTCCGACTTCGGTTACAGACGAACCGCGGCGGCACAGCCGACGTGACGCTCACGCCAGCGCCGCGACTGGCGTTCGACCACTTCGGCGTGATAGTCGACGACATTGCGGCGGTCGTCGAGCGGGCCGAGGCGCGCGACTGGTCGGTGACTGAAAACGAGCGCCGGACGTTCCTCGTCACCCCGTGGGGCTTCCGAATCGAACTCCAGTCGCCCGACAGCGACCTCGTGTCGGAACTCGGCGACGCGACCGACTGCCACTTCCGCGAAGTTTCGTTGGTCGTCCCGGTGGAGGCGCGCGACCAAATAGACCGGGCGATTCGGACAGTCGTCGGCGATGTGTCGAACCTTCGGGTCGTCCCCGTGCGCGAGTCGACTCCCGCAGTGACGGGGGCACTTCTCGGCGGGAGCGAAGTCGAGACACAGCGGTTCGATATGCGGTCGCTGGTCGAAGATGCGGATGGGACGGGAGACCACGCGAGGCCGTAG
- a CDS encoding alpha-glucosidase, producing MAYVNSRRPPDERRWWKEAVVYQIYPRSFNDSDGNGVGDIPGIIEKVEYLDDLGVDCVWLNPVYESPGVDNGYDISDYRAILDEFGTMADWEALRDALHERDIRLIMDLVVNHTSDEHEWFVKSQSAKDSEYRDYYWWREGRDPDKVAASPNRTTLDPDDYDTPDGVNEVPPNDWESFFGGPAWTYDERTGEWYLHLFDERMPDVNWETKALREEMFEMMEWWLDRGIDGFRMDVINLISKPDGLPDSDDPTAIVRGADKFVNGPRIHEYLSEIYDRVLAGTDSMTVGEMADLTVKQAKDFVGEDGDGMSMVFTFDHMRLDMTDAGRWSYHEWSPRELKESMSHWLEGLADDGWNSLFLNNHDEPRMVSRFGDDGEYRTESAKLLATLLHTLRGTPYIYQGEELGMTNYPFDSLDEVRDVDTIKNVRAAQRSGRLADEDVMDLVRYRTRDNARTPMQWDDSPNADFTDPDTTPWMPVNPNKDEINAADARDDPNSIWHYYRDLISLRKERDVLVYGDYDLRLSDHERLWVYTRTLETDEGRSDTLLVVLNFGGDETVFEPPADLVGTDASLLISNYDADIESVEQTTLRPWEARVYDLA from the coding sequence ATGGCCTATGTGAACTCTCGACGCCCACCTGACGAGCGCCGCTGGTGGAAAGAGGCCGTCGTTTACCAGATTTACCCGCGAAGCTTCAACGATTCTGATGGTAACGGCGTGGGCGACATCCCGGGCATCATCGAGAAGGTGGAGTACCTCGACGACCTCGGCGTGGACTGCGTCTGGTTGAATCCGGTGTACGAATCCCCCGGCGTCGACAACGGATACGACATCTCGGATTACCGCGCTATTTTGGACGAGTTCGGGACGATGGCCGATTGGGAGGCGCTCCGCGACGCGCTCCACGAGCGCGATATCCGGCTTATCATGGACCTCGTGGTGAATCACACGTCCGACGAACACGAGTGGTTCGTCAAGTCGCAGTCGGCGAAAGACAGCGAGTACCGCGATTACTACTGGTGGCGTGAAGGACGCGACCCCGACAAGGTTGCCGCGTCACCCAACCGAACCACCCTCGACCCCGACGACTACGACACGCCCGACGGGGTGAACGAGGTTCCGCCGAACGACTGGGAATCCTTCTTCGGCGGCCCCGCCTGGACCTACGACGAACGCACCGGTGAGTGGTATCTCCACCTGTTCGACGAGCGAATGCCCGACGTGAACTGGGAGACAAAAGCCCTGCGCGAAGAGATGTTCGAGATGATGGAGTGGTGGCTCGACAGGGGTATCGATGGGTTCCGAATGGACGTTATCAATCTCATCTCCAAGCCGGACGGCTTACCCGACAGCGACGACCCGACGGCTATCGTCCGCGGTGCGGACAAGTTCGTCAACGGCCCGCGTATTCACGAGTATCTCTCGGAAATCTACGACCGGGTGCTCGCCGGAACCGATTCGATGACGGTCGGCGAGATGGCCGACCTCACCGTCAAACAGGCGAAAGACTTCGTCGGCGAGGACGGCGACGGCATGAGCATGGTGTTCACGTTCGACCACATGCGCCTCGACATGACAGACGCCGGTCGCTGGTCCTATCACGAGTGGTCGCCGCGGGAACTCAAAGAGTCGATGTCCCACTGGCTGGAAGGACTCGCCGACGATGGCTGGAACTCGCTGTTTCTCAACAATCACGACGAACCGCGGATGGTCTCTCGCTTCGGCGACGACGGCGAATATCGAACGGAGTCAGCTAAACTGCTCGCGACGCTTCTGCACACCCTCCGCGGAACGCCATACATCTATCAGGGCGAGGAGCTGGGAATGACAAACTATCCCTTCGACTCCCTCGACGAGGTACGCGACGTGGACACCATCAAGAACGTCCGCGCCGCCCAGCGGTCGGGGCGACTCGCCGACGAAGACGTGATGGACCTCGTCCGCTACCGAACCCGCGACAACGCCCGAACGCCGATGCAGTGGGACGACTCGCCCAACGCGGACTTTACCGACCCCGACACGACGCCGTGGATGCCGGTCAATCCGAACAAAGACGAAATCAACGCCGCGGACGCGAGAGACGACCCGAATTCTATCTGGCACTACTACCGCGACCTCATCTCGCTGCGCAAGGAGCGCGACGTGCTCGTCTACGGTGATTACGACCTCCGTCTCTCCGACCACGAACGGTTGTGGGTCTACACGCGGACGCTGGAGACGGACGAAGGGCGTTCAGATACCTTGCTCGTCGTTCTCAATTTCGGCGGCGACGAAACGGTCTTCGAGCCACCTGCGGACCTCGTCGGGACCGATGCGAGTCTACTCATCTCCAACTACGACGCCGACATTGAGTCGGTCGAGCAGACGACGCTTCGCCCGTGGGAAGCCCGCGTCTACGACCTCGCGTAG
- a CDS encoding DUF7550 family protein, producing MSDDHHAGDHDHDDHQSGEDGRVTSPMQDFSMGQVTTGVLVLAVGLAVTFGLPLILA from the coding sequence ATGAGCGACGACCACCACGCGGGCGACCACGACCACGATGACCACCAGTCCGGCGAGGACGGCCGAGTTACCTCTCCGATGCAGGATTTCAGCATGGGCCAGGTCACGACCGGCGTTCTCGTCCTCGCCGTCGGTCTCGCCGTCACGTTCGGGTTGCCCCTGATTCTCGCGTAG
- the purL gene encoding phosphoribosylformylglycinamidine synthase subunit PurL gives MTLPDADRDLVVAELGRDPTPAEEILFENLWSEHCAYRSSRPLLSAFDSEGDQVVIGPGDDAAVVSLDDDTYITLGIESHNHPSYVDPYDGAATGVGGIVRDTLSMGAYPIALADCLYFGDFDREHSRYLLDGVVEGIADYGNAIGVPTVTGATSFHEKYEGNPLVNVACVGLLSADRLVTAEAQKAGNKLVLIGNSTGRDGLGGASFASEDLAEDAETEDRPAVQVGDPYTEKLLIECNEALIDEDLVESARDLGAAGLGGASSELVAKGGFGAQIDLKAVHQREPNMNAFEILLSESQERMCYEVAPENVERVQEIADRFDLGSEVIGEVAEGNYVCTFDGETVVDVPPEFLAEGAPMNDLDAAEPESAERDLPDADLTEAFEAVVSDPNTASKEWVYRQYDHEVGLRTARRPGDDSALLDIPEAGTKLAFTAGADPNWTNAAPYDGARAVALENATNLAAKGATPLATVDCLNGGNPEKPDVYGGFKGIVDGLADMCSALSVPVVGGNVSLYNDSVSGPIPPTPTLAMVGEADGQSPGLSLSGEGDLFLVGTGGEALGGSAFLAHAGGSDAFPTLPDAEAAATAVETLRTIAAADSTLAVHDVSHGGLAVALAEMVTEDVGADVSTDDLVAFFDETPGRVVVETTDEAALRDLAGDVPVVELGTTTDDATLSVAVDSDEFAYGAGDIADLRDVLTRELD, from the coding sequence ATGACGCTTCCCGACGCGGACCGCGACCTCGTCGTCGCCGAACTCGGTAGAGACCCGACGCCGGCCGAGGAGATACTCTTCGAAAACCTCTGGAGTGAACACTGCGCCTACCGGTCGTCCCGACCGCTCTTGTCGGCGTTCGACTCGGAAGGCGACCAGGTCGTCATCGGCCCCGGCGACGACGCCGCCGTCGTTTCGCTGGACGACGACACGTACATCACACTCGGCATCGAGAGCCACAACCACCCGTCCTACGTCGACCCGTACGACGGCGCGGCCACGGGTGTGGGCGGCATCGTCCGCGACACCCTCTCGATGGGCGCGTACCCCATCGCCCTCGCCGACTGCCTCTACTTCGGTGACTTCGACCGCGAGCACTCGCGGTACCTCCTCGACGGCGTCGTCGAGGGAATCGCCGACTACGGGAACGCCATCGGCGTCCCGACGGTGACCGGTGCGACCTCCTTCCACGAGAAGTACGAAGGTAATCCGCTCGTCAACGTCGCCTGTGTCGGCCTGCTCTCAGCCGACCGCCTCGTCACGGCCGAAGCACAGAAAGCTGGCAACAAACTCGTCCTCATCGGCAACTCGACCGGTCGCGACGGTCTCGGTGGCGCATCTTTCGCTAGCGAAGACCTCGCAGAAGATGCCGAAACCGAGGACCGCCCGGCCGTACAGGTCGGCGACCCGTACACGGAAAAACTCCTCATCGAGTGCAACGAGGCGCTCATCGACGAGGACCTCGTCGAGTCCGCCCGCGACCTCGGGGCCGCCGGTCTCGGCGGCGCATCCTCCGAACTCGTCGCCAAGGGCGGCTTCGGCGCGCAAATCGACCTGAAGGCGGTCCACCAGCGCGAACCCAACATGAACGCCTTCGAGATTCTGCTCTCGGAGTCCCAAGAGCGCATGTGCTACGAAGTCGCGCCGGAGAACGTCGAGCGCGTGCAGGAAATCGCCGACCGGTTCGACCTCGGAAGCGAGGTCATCGGCGAAGTCGCCGAGGGCAACTACGTCTGTACCTTCGACGGCGAAACCGTCGTGGACGTGCCGCCGGAGTTCCTCGCCGAGGGCGCACCGATGAACGACCTCGACGCTGCCGAACCAGAATCCGCCGAGCGCGACCTGCCCGACGCAGACCTCACCGAAGCCTTCGAAGCGGTCGTCTCCGACCCCAACACGGCCTCGAAGGAGTGGGTCTACCGCCAGTACGACCACGAGGTCGGCCTGCGGACCGCTCGTCGCCCCGGCGACGATTCGGCACTCCTCGATATCCCCGAAGCGGGAACGAAACTCGCCTTTACCGCCGGTGCCGACCCTAACTGGACGAACGCGGCCCCCTACGACGGTGCCCGCGCGGTCGCCCTCGAAAACGCGACCAACCTCGCCGCGAAGGGCGCGACGCCCCTCGCAACCGTCGACTGTCTGAACGGCGGCAACCCCGAGAAACCCGACGTGTACGGCGGCTTCAAGGGAATCGTCGACGGCCTCGCCGACATGTGCAGCGCACTCTCGGTCCCCGTCGTCGGCGGCAACGTCTCCCTGTACAACGACTCCGTCTCCGGTCCGATTCCGCCGACGCCGACGCTCGCGATGGTCGGCGAAGCGGACGGCCAGTCGCCCGGTCTCTCGCTCTCGGGAGAAGGTGACCTCTTCCTCGTCGGCACCGGCGGCGAGGCCCTCGGTGGCTCGGCCTTCCTTGCCCACGCCGGTGGCTCGGACGCCTTCCCGACGCTCCCCGATGCCGAAGCCGCCGCGACGGCAGTCGAGACGCTTCGAACCATCGCCGCCGCCGACTCCACGCTCGCCGTCCACGACGTGAGCCACGGCGGTCTCGCGGTCGCACTGGCCGAGATGGTTACCGAGGATGTCGGTGCCGACGTTTCGACCGACGACCTCGTTGCGTTCTTCGACGAGACGCCCGGCCGCGTCGTCGTGGAGACGACCGACGAAGCCGCCCTTCGCGACCTCGCCGGCGACGTGCCCGTCGTCGAACTCGGGACGACGACCGACGACGCGACGCTTTCCGTTGCTGTCGATAGCGACGAGTTCGCCTACGGCGCAGGCGACATCGCCGACCTCCGCGACGTACTCACCCGCGAACTGGACTAA
- a CDS encoding CBS domain-containing protein: MTVRDIARPKDELVTATIDTPIQELAKMMEDRMVGSVIVADGDSVEGIVTDRDIALKCVGAGGSVSEMKAKDVMTEKPFTVDANTGVYELFRKMHEHGVRRAPIVDDGKLSGIITFDDLLVLLEDEMHELSEIVRAGSPPYTPA; encoded by the coding sequence ATGACCGTACGAGACATCGCACGACCGAAGGACGAACTGGTAACCGCAACAATAGACACACCCATACAAGAACTGGCGAAGATGATGGAAGACCGGATGGTCGGGTCTGTCATCGTCGCCGACGGCGACTCAGTTGAGGGTATCGTCACGGACCGTGACATCGCGCTCAAGTGCGTCGGTGCTGGCGGAAGCGTCTCCGAGATGAAAGCGAAAGACGTGATGACGGAAAAACCGTTCACCGTGGACGCGAATACCGGCGTCTACGAGCTATTCCGGAAGATGCACGAACACGGCGTCCGGCGCGCACCCATCGTCGACGATGGCAAGCTTAGCGGCATCATCACCTTCGATGACCTGCTCGTCCTCCTCGAAGACGAGATGCACGAACTGAGCGAAATCGTCCGCGCCGGGTCACCGCCGTACACGCCAGCCTAA
- a CDS encoding PHP domain-containing protein, whose translation MLSVELHSHSSLSYDGRDPIEYLLEQAVAVGLDALAVTDHDEIDASLEAADLASDYGLVGIPGMEVTCAAGHVLALGVEELIPAGLSYDETLDRIRDAGGIAVIPHPFQKSRHGVAPHISRAQLAAADAIEIYNSRLLTGIANQRAERFAKRRGLSMTAGSDAHIAEMVGQAVTEVGTETRTADAILDAITEGRTSVVGSKTPWRISFQQAAGGAKRRVKHALDDLL comes from the coding sequence GTGTTATCGGTCGAGTTGCACTCACACTCGTCGCTGTCATACGACGGACGAGACCCAATCGAGTACCTCCTCGAACAGGCGGTCGCGGTCGGGTTAGACGCCCTCGCCGTGACCGACCACGACGAAATCGACGCCAGTCTCGAAGCCGCGGACCTCGCGTCGGACTACGGACTCGTCGGTATCCCGGGAATGGAGGTCACGTGCGCCGCAGGGCACGTTCTCGCACTGGGTGTCGAAGAGCTGATTCCCGCAGGTCTCTCGTACGATGAGACACTCGACCGCATCCGCGACGCCGGGGGCATCGCTGTTATCCCCCACCCGTTCCAGAAGTCGCGCCACGGCGTGGCTCCGCACATCTCCCGTGCCCAACTCGCCGCGGCGGACGCCATCGAAATCTATAACTCCCGACTCCTGACCGGCATCGCAAATCAGCGCGCAGAGCGCTTCGCAAAGCGTCGCGGCCTCTCAATGACCGCCGGAAGCGACGCGCACATCGCCGAGATGGTCGGACAGGCCGTTACGGAAGTCGGGACCGAGACGCGAACCGCCGATGCCATCCTCGACGCCATCACCGAAGGCCGAACCAGTGTCGTCGGCAGCAAGACTCCGTGGCGCATCTCGTTCCAGCAGGCGGCCGGTGGAGCGAAACGCCGCGTGAAACACGCGTTGGACGACTTGCTGTGA
- a CDS encoding asparagine synthase C-terminal domain-containing protein, with translation MRGADSSLARRALDGRDPLPGTAGFAGQVDSRLVRDVLGRQPLFSERDDPETWSFDHRDLSDPVAVPPGHARHMTGESAGRDESVWELPDPPVATDREDALARVRNAVSESVRSVDDDGLAVAFSGGVDSAVVAAGVPDAPCYVAGFEGSHDIAAARDAADAMGRDLRVVELSHDALERAVPEIVDALGRTNPMDVQIVLPLYLLAEQVAADGYDRLAVGQGADELFGGYAKVAKAPDDPRVEAETVRGAARELIHTLPDQLERDVLVLRAAGVEPVAPLLHDRVVDAALPLPGELLVDGDRRKVALREAAKDSIPESVAEANKKAVQYGTYASRELDRLARQAGFKRRIDNHVEKYVRSLLE, from the coding sequence ATGCGCGGCGCGGACTCCTCTCTCGCTCGGCGCGCGCTCGACGGCCGCGACCCGCTCCCCGGAACCGCGGGGTTCGCGGGCCAAGTCGATAGTCGTCTCGTCCGCGACGTGCTCGGCCGCCAACCGCTCTTTTCCGAACGTGACGACCCCGAGACGTGGTCGTTCGACCACCGCGACCTCTCCGACCCGGTTGCCGTCCCGCCGGGCCACGCCCGTCACATGACTGGTGAGTCCGCCGGTCGCGACGAATCCGTCTGGGAACTTCCCGACCCACCGGTTGCCACCGACCGCGAGGATGCCCTCGCCCGCGTCCGCAACGCCGTTTCCGAGTCGGTTCGCTCGGTTGACGACGACGGACTCGCCGTCGCCTTCTCTGGCGGCGTCGACTCCGCGGTCGTCGCTGCTGGCGTTCCGGACGCCCCGTGTTACGTCGCCGGGTTCGAAGGCTCACACGACATCGCCGCCGCCCGCGACGCCGCCGATGCGATGGGGAGAGACCTCCGCGTCGTCGAACTCTCCCACGACGCGCTCGAACGCGCCGTCCCGGAAATCGTCGATGCACTCGGGCGGACGAATCCGATGGACGTGCAAATCGTCTTGCCGCTGTATCTGCTCGCCGAGCAGGTCGCAGCCGACGGCTACGACCGCCTCGCGGTCGGACAGGGCGCGGACGAGCTCTTCGGCGGTTACGCCAAGGTCGCCAAGGCCCCCGACGACCCCCGCGTCGAAGCCGAGACGGTTCGGGGGGCCGCCCGAGAACTGATTCACACGCTCCCCGACCAACTCGAACGCGACGTGCTCGTACTTCGCGCGGCGGGCGTCGAACCGGTTGCTCCGCTGCTCCACGACCGAGTTGTGGACGCCGCGCTCCCGCTTCCGGGTGAGTTACTCGTGGACGGCGACCGGCGGAAAGTCGCCCTCCGCGAAGCCGCAAAGGACAGTATTCCGGAGTCAGTCGCCGAGGCGAACAAAAAGGCGGTGCAGTACGGCACGTACGCCTCCAGAGAACTCGACCGACTCGCCCGGCAAGCGGGATTCAAACGCCGGATAGACAACCACGTCGAAAAATACGTGCGGTCGCTGTTAGAGTAG
- a CDS encoding NUDIX hydrolase — METTRHFTSTVYIVNDGAVALHRHERLGIRIPPGGHVDRDELPHEAGLREVREETGLNPTLVDDTDPVPAPGGEALPHPRYQMLYDINVHDDGEVGHQHIDHIYYARVDSRDIDPAPGEADLEAWDWYGPADLRESDLDEDTIQIALEAIEVVSGSN; from the coding sequence ATGGAGACGACCCGACACTTCACCTCGACGGTGTACATCGTCAACGACGGCGCAGTCGCCCTCCACCGACACGAACGTCTCGGCATCCGCATTCCGCCGGGCGGTCACGTCGACCGCGACGAACTCCCCCACGAGGCGGGCTTGCGCGAAGTCCGCGAGGAGACGGGTCTCAATCCGACACTCGTCGATGACACCGACCCGGTTCCCGCACCCGGTGGCGAGGCGCTTCCCCACCCGCGGTACCAGATGCTCTACGACATCAACGTCCACGACGACGGCGAGGTCGGCCACCAGCACATCGACCACATCTACTACGCCCGCGTCGACTCCCGCGATATCGACCCCGCACCGGGCGAAGCCGACCTCGAAGCGTGGGACTGGTACGGCCCTGCGGACCTCCGTGAGAGCGACCTCGACGAGGATACGATTCAGATCGCACTGGAAGCTATCGAGGTCGTCTCCGGCAGCAACTGA
- a CDS encoding transcription initiation factor IIB: MRNEKKKDSKQTETDREQALSCPECGSETLVSDSEHGETVCDECGLVVQENEIDRGPEWRAFNSSEKDQKSRVGAPTTNMMHDKGLSTNIGWQNKDAYGRSLSSRQREKMQRLRTWNERFRTRDSKERNLKQALGEIDRMASALGLPESVRETASVIYRRALNDDLLPGRSIEGVATAALYASARMASTPRSLDEITSVSRVEKEEIARTYRYVVRELKLEIKPADPEQYVPRFASELGLSDESERRARQLLKNAKEQGVHSGKSPVGLAAAAVYAASLLTNEKVTQNEVSGVANISEVTIRNRYHELLEAEEQAQMP; the protein is encoded by the coding sequence GTGCGCAATGAAAAAAAGAAAGATTCCAAGCAGACAGAGACCGACCGAGAGCAGGCGCTCTCGTGTCCCGAATGTGGCTCGGAGACGCTTGTCTCCGACTCGGAACACGGAGAGACCGTCTGTGACGAGTGTGGTCTCGTCGTCCAAGAAAACGAGATAGACCGCGGCCCGGAGTGGCGTGCGTTCAACTCCTCGGAGAAAGACCAGAAGTCCCGTGTCGGTGCCCCGACCACCAACATGATGCACGACAAGGGGCTTTCGACCAACATCGGCTGGCAGAACAAAGACGCCTACGGCCGCTCGCTCTCGTCTCGACAACGCGAAAAGATGCAGCGACTCCGCACCTGGAACGAGCGCTTCCGCACCCGCGACTCCAAGGAGCGGAATCTCAAGCAGGCGCTCGGCGAAATCGACCGGATGGCCTCCGCACTCGGCCTTCCGGAGAGCGTCCGCGAGACTGCGTCCGTTATCTACCGCCGCGCTCTCAACGATGACTTACTCCCCGGCCGTTCTATCGAAGGCGTCGCAACAGCAGCGTTGTACGCCTCCGCCCGCATGGCAAGTACGCCTCGGTCGCTCGACGAGATTACGAGTGTTTCGCGCGTCGAAAAGGAAGAAATCGCTCGCACGTACCGGTACGTCGTCCGCGAGCTAAAGCTCGAAATCAAGCCCGCAGACCCCGAACAGTACGTCCCACGATTCGCCAGCGAACTCGGACTGTCCGACGAATCCGAGCGCCGCGCACGCCAACTCTTGAAAAACGCCAAAGAACAGGGTGTCCATTCAGGGAAGTCCCCGGTCGGCCTCGCCGCCGCCGCAGTCTATGCGGCCTCGCTTCTCACCAACGAGAAGGTAACACAAAACGAGGTATCCGGCGTCGCTAACATCTCCGAAGTAACTATTCGCAACCGCTACCACGAACTGCTCGAAGCCGAAGAGCAGGCCCAGATGCCCTGA
- the gatC gene encoding Asp-tRNA(Asn)/Glu-tRNA(Gln) amidotransferase subunit GatC, with product MSDTPVDADEVRHVAELARVDLDEDEVEEFTTQFADILEYFDALDEVPEVDREDELVNVMRPDEVHEGLTQEEALSNAAETEDGFFKGPRVS from the coding sequence ATGAGCGATACGCCCGTCGACGCCGACGAGGTACGACACGTCGCCGAGTTGGCGCGGGTCGACCTCGACGAGGACGAGGTCGAGGAGTTCACGACGCAGTTCGCGGACATCCTCGAATACTTCGACGCCCTCGACGAGGTTCCCGAAGTCGACCGCGAGGACGAACTGGTGAACGTGATGCGCCCCGACGAGGTCCACGAGGGACTGACGCAGGAAGAGGCGCTCTCGAACGCCGCAGAGACCGAAGACGGCTTCTTCAAGGGTCCACGGGTGTCCTAA